In Pseudoliparis swirei isolate HS2019 ecotype Mariana Trench chromosome 22, NWPU_hadal_v1, whole genome shotgun sequence, the DNA window TGAAAACAATGTGACAGTGAAAGGAGTTAAACTTGCACATAGTGTATTATTCATGCTGATTTAAAGTGAGTTTTAGCTGATTTAGTTGTCTGTTCATCAAAGTTACTCTCATCGTTCTCATCATCTTTGGCTGCAgctgttttaataataataatattaagctCTAATAATCTACCGTACGGCCGCCCGGCACCAGCAAACCAACCGGCCGGTTACTGGTGGACACAGTGGAGCTTTTAGCAGCTAAGGAAACAGATATTTCCTTCAGAAATTGGTAGAGACCAACAACAGAGCTGTAGAAAGAATGGATATTTGACTAACATTTATTATGTAGACAGAATAAGTGTCCATCGGCgtgttgagagccgtgtggatCAATAGAAATGTTCTGGATTTCGTTTTGAGTTCCTTGAAGTCAAAGTATCAACGACCCCTCCTCTCAAAAACATGTTGCTTAATGCAATGGGCTGTTTCACTGTACAGAATGATTTAtgtgtctttttttacattcatcTGCGGAAAATTTCTCTGTGCTTGACTTAAATCTGAGGTTAAGACGTGTGCGTACGAGCAATATTTTCTAACATCTCTTTGGTAGCCAATCGTGGTTCAAAATGCAACTTGATCAAGTGTGATGTGACACTTGAAACCTCCAGTGCACGTACACTGGGAATAGACTTTCCAGTAAAGTAGCAGACACTGTGtctataatatttaaaataaacaatatttcaAATGAGAGGGAAAAAGTAATCAAaagatattttaattatttctaCGcggaatatttgtatttgtcttAAAACTGTCTGGAGGGGATCTTTAAGTCAAATTAAAGGAGTATCAGCAACTGAATATACCAATGTatcaaatgattattattaatgcaTTAACTGACATAGTTGTAATGCTATAGCTGTGCCAGGTGCACGCCTATTTGAATTGCTCTAGACTGTTGGAACACTTCCTCTATAGAAAGGCCTCATACATTATAAAGTGTGCTTTGTCTTTGTAAAATCCTTAACTGAAAAGTACTTTAGTTACTTTCCACGACTGGGCTATGTTGCATGCACgctcgcatgcacacacacacacacacacacacacatttttctgCATTAGTAAGCAAACATTGCTCTTAGTAGTTACTCAGGCTCAAGGTCTTTCAGCTAATCTTTGGTGTGCTGTGATCCTAAAAACACTTCGACCTTCACTGTCAGATATCAGACtcataatatttgcaaatatATGGGTAGCGCCAGCTGGGCAGCATTTATCAAACAGGATAATGAAAAACTTAATTCAGTGTACTTTTCTGTGCCCACCGCCCTACCTGAGCATATCATTGATTTCCTCCTGGTCCCATCTGGTACCTCATGCATGTTTATGAATGAACAATTGGAAAATACTATGACATGTTCTGCTTTGCATCAGGTCCACTGGGCAGTGTTTGACCTCTGAGGGTTGATCACTGTTTGGGAGGGAAGTGGGAATCTTCAGACACGAGAGATAATACTTCAGACGCCTGAGATTCCTTGAGCTCCTGGAGCCTGAGGACTTGTTATCCAGTGTCTTCCCCTGCTATTATCATACCTACAGTCTAGTTTTAGTCACAGTGATGCAGCTGAGATTAAAGGAGGAAGGATGAGAGGCTGCCAACGCCTCCTACCACACAGACATCCGTCCATGTCCAGATGAACATATATGGACattcatatttgtatatataggAAGCCCATTTCGATGTAGAAACATGCAGCGACCGTAGTGGTTGTGTACCACACGTCACACAGTCTCAGTGGAACTATTAACAGCTATATATACAACCAGGATAGTGTGTCATTAGGATTCGGTTTCTGCCCACTGAGAATTAAAAGCCTGTGTGGGCCGGTGCCATTCATTCCCCAGCAGGCCAGGTGCTAGAGTAGTTATTGGGACATTTCTGATCTGATGGTCCCCcttgtccttgtgtgtgtgtgtgtgtgtgtgtgtgtggtggggcagAGGGGTTAGTTGGAGGTAGGGTGGAGGAGTAGTGGCCAGCGAGCTCGCCTGGAGACAACAGCGACAGTGAGGCACTGAGGTCagggttggaggaggagggggcacaGAGCTACGAGGGTAGGATAGAGGGGGGGTTACATAGTTAACATTCAGGGATAAGGTTTCCCAacctctgcagtgaaatacattGCGATGAGCTCTGGCCTAAATATAGAGCAGCGGGTTTGGGAGAGGTGGATCTTTGGCAGCGAGGTGAGGAGTCACACGGGGAAGAGGTGAAACGGGTGAACGTCAAGCTTGAGAGCAGACAGGCTGCCACGTCAACAACAGACGGGAGGCAGTTATTTCATGTCAAATCACTTTAATGATGAGCAAAACTGGtgccacatactgtacatatatatgagtAGAAATGAGCATATATTTTGTAAAATTGCATTTCATGGCAGACGAGGTGAGCATCCTATGACAAAACCAAAGTGTTTGTAATGCATACGTATTGCAGATGTCATTGAGGCATCAATATAGGGGCCATTCATACAATATAAACACAGTCATTCAGTTTATGTACAAGGTTGAGCTTATTAAGTGAGTCCATACAGTTCTCAGATATACAAAATGGTATTTTAATCACTTTTCACTGTTGATTTCATTCAACATGCATTCAGACTGAAGCAGCATTCACCCAAAAGTTGCAAAACACACGTAAGTAATAAATAATGACGTGAAGCTTCATGTTAATCAAATATTAATGGTTAAAAAGATTCAGAGTAGTTATTTCTAATATTGAGGATACTCACtgctttttatatacatatgacAAGTAACTTCTCTGAAAGTAGTGCGGACCTCCTCCATACTGATGGTTAGCATGATCACAAACAGCATATGTTGCTATGCTGAGGACGTTCTGATGGAGCTTTAGGTCTTCTAAACTGTGGAAGCCCATTTCCGCCTGTGAAAAAGTATGAATAATTATAGGATGATAAGTCAACAATTTGTGCTTGGTATTCATCATTTTGACTTTGTCAAACTTTTGCTTTACAATCTCAGAATTTTGTATTATGTCTCACTTTAAGTCCTCTCAAGAAGAATGACAGCATCAATACCCCAAAAGGAAATATATGCTTACGGTCAGACCTTAACAGCTGCATCGTTGCACCATAAAAcagatatacatgtatgtgtaataGTTTTAAAAGACGGATAAAGAATCTAACATGGACCGCTGTGGACACTTAGTAGTTCTGTTTATAGGGTTCGCTCAGGGGACCAATCCACACGTGTGCTGCAGATTAACTCTCGAAAACTGTCCATAACTGTCCATAACTGTTCATAACTGTTCATAACTGTCCATAACTGTTCATAACTGTCCATAACTGTCCATAACTGTCCACGCAGTCACAACTAAATTCTGGTTCGACTTTGGCTTCAAAACGCTCCTAATTGGATTCGGAAAAAAGATACATGTTGTGGTTTAATGTAGAGGACTTGGTGCTaacttttcatgttttttttgcagAAACAGGCTTCCATATTAAacagacattttaaaatagttAAGTGTCTGAGCATTTATGACATTTGTATCGACTCTCCTGATGCTAGCAGAAAGACTATGTGGATGTACAGCTCGGCTAACACGCCTATTCATGACACTTGTCTCCGTGAACACAACTCAGAGCTAAACATCAGACAGTCAGCAGTAGCTCTGTGGCTCCCTCCATCTATCTTCTACTAAAAAAACACCGACATATTGTTTGCACATTCTCTTACTAATGTGTTGCTGACTCCTCGCACTTCCTATTAAGACTTACGTGTGGCTTCTCTGACTAATGAAATGTCAAGAGCAAGTAAAGTCACTTCAGAAACACATGTTTCCACTTGCTCTCAAACAAGAAATCAagaatactgtatgtatattgtATTGCTAGGTGGTGCTATCCTTGTGTGGAAAGCATTTCTCCCAGGGGCTGAAAGGAAGGGAGAGGATCATGAAGAGGATTCCACCGAAAATAAGGAGGCCTCCGGCCGAGCCCATGCAGGTCACAGACCATGAGAGCTCATGGTGTAGAGGTATGGAGTGGTCACTGGACAGCAGGGACACCACAGACTGGTGGAATatcaggatggagagaaggacCAGTACACCTGCACACAGAGACCACAAACAACTGTTCACAAAACCAAATATCAGTCAGATAGGGATATTGCCCCACTTGAATGTTGAAGTTAACATAAAGCACAGTGAGGTCCCACCTGATAggatgaaacagaaggaggcggGCTTGATAAAGAAGGGGACTCCTTTGCTGAGGGCCATCGCGATACAGATGGAGCCCATTACCATCATGGTCAGACTCAGAAGGGCCAAGATAGATGCTGCTAGATTCAGCTCTGTGAAGGAGAGCCACaataaattaaaagagaaaaaggattagtgtatatatatgccaGAATGTGTTAACGTTAGTGTAGTTAAAGGCTGGAATCTGTAATTTTATGCAGCGTAAGATATTTAGGAAAGAAGGCAGAGAAATATTATACTGCCTCACAAAGTGTGGTACTCCTTGGTTTATAGATTATAGGCCTGATTGTCAAACGACTTGGCATTGCAGAGCTGAACAGGTGCAACCCCAAAAAATTATCTACTTTTCACAACATCGCTCGTaccagtttaatatttttttgacACTGCCacactaatattattatttttataattattaatcaCAGCAGATTAAATTTTGTCCATGTGTTTTGCTCTTGGGGGAAGACGATGACAAAAAGGACGTAAGATAGAGACAAAAATGAAAGCAACACAAAAATGCAGCCGTTTTGTTTTTGCCCAGCTGCATTTTACAGTTTTTAGATTGGTTCATGTGTTTTTGATCAATTGATTGATGAAAGTGTGCGCCCATAACATTTTGAAATGAATCTGCAGAGACTTAAAACTTGCTTGAAGAGGAAACAGTTATCACCAAACACATTGTGTTAATGTAGTTGGCTCCAGAGATTATTTTCACGAGTCGTTCTTTCCTGGCATCTTACGAGCCGGCTGCCAAACAGCAGCCACTAAACAAACCAGAAGGGTCTAACGTCATGCTCgcggctctgtgaggctgtattaggcacacacacacacacacacacacacacacacactaacatgctcacaataaCAAAGGTTACATATGTTGTGGCACACCAGGGAAAAAGCCAAGCAGATCagctcaggtggaggtgagagagggagcgCTCCATCCGGTTCAGGCGCTGCAGCACCGAGGCGTGGGCCttggtcacacctgcagcccgcCAGGTAACCAGAGCAGGCCGACCGGCTGCAGGGGACCAGGAGGAGCTCATGAACCAGTGGAGACAGGCAGCATCGAGCAGGAGGTAAAGACTCGAACCACGGGGGACGGAGGACTCGTCGGGGGGATTCTTTAGTTTGAGTTCGACCCCGTCACCTTTACCCCGATCGCTTTAAGAAAAGACACATGTTTACATCCACTGACTGTGAATCTGCATGTTAGCATAAAAACATtagaacaaaatacaaattaattgcAGGAATTTGTTCACACATCAAAGTTTCGACTTTTATATCAAACTCATTATTCTTAAGGGGGATATGATTTCTTAGCAATCTTTCCAATAGTTAAAAGATATTtccctcaaccacatgtcaacCTCAAGGTGAAAGGAGGAGTCACGTAACGTCATCAGGATACATGATGTAGGAAGCAAAGCTTTCAAGCTAATCAATCCAGTAGTTGTTGTGATTTTGCTATCCTAAAGCTGTTAGTGGCTTATAACTTTGTCCCGTAATCCACATGGTTGGTTTGCTTCGTCTATCTTTTGGGTTTACGCAAACAACACACCTTCTGATCGCAATTTTAACTCACAGCTCGTATGTAATAAATGTCTTGGCTTTCTTGAGTGCATCAAAGCAGTCTCTGCTCAGTAAAGTTGACTTGATGCTCAATGTGATTGAAGCATCACGTCTCAGCCAGCTGATCTTCAAACTGCAGTCAAACCAGCGGCTGCCTGGACAGTCAGGTAAACGATCAATCACCACGAGGGTCTGTGGCCTGCTTTGCAAAATGGGTTGCAGCAGAAGTTAATGGGTTGAAACATGCAAGAAGCAAAAGCGTGCTCCTCAGAAAACGTCTTCATTGATACGCGCTGCAATGCAACGGTTATACGCATCGGCATGTGTCAGGATTCAAAAGGTCTCACTCTTGTTCGTTGTCTTCTTGAATATGACGGCGTTCTCCCCAGAGGTGAAGAATTTGAAGTAGGTGCAGTTGGTTTCTGTGGGTAAATACAAATATCACACAAAGAgatcacaaacacatacacacacacatacacacacgcacaccaaacacacacacacacactcctatggAGAGCTGCTGGTCTTCTGTTATGTGCCTCCTATGCATCCATGCACTCTGTCCTTCCAGGCATCATTCCTATTTATATCCAATTGTCGAGCATTAGCTGCAATACTCAGAGACGAATGCCgctacatatacacacacacacgcgcacacacacacacacactacccagCATTGCACATATGGTGCGGCCAGAGAGGGTGAAAGACAGCAAACTACGCGGTTGGCAGAGGGGTAGAAGAGAGGTAGACAGAGAGAAGGGGCAGATGGAGAATAGAAATGGGGAGGCGTGGCTCTACAATAATAAGGGCTGAGGGGAAGGAGATATGTGGGATGAGCAAATGATGAAGGGGATGCAGGAAATATGGATAGAGGCTCaaaggatgagatagcgggggAAAGGAAGAGTGAGGGAGGCAGATGGAAGGGGTGGTGAGTAaagggggaagagaggggagccacagatggagaaggaggtgaGCAGGAGATGTCAAGAGGGGCAGGAAACACAGAGGGGTTGGTTCATACTGCATTAGACATATACTCTCCCTCAgtccctgtctgtccctcttctTCGTTTCCCCCTCTATATTTAGACAAAAACTGTGAAGTAGTCAGATTCCACTTGGCTTCACAAGCGCGTAGTGATGACTTTCACCAACTGAATACGTTGTGGTCCAAGATGACCACATGCttgtgaacacacactcacagtcacacttttatttcacacacaaatatgtttgTGTCATATTTTTACTGAAGCCGACGCAGCATTTATTAGCGTACTGATTGTTAACACCTTATGCTATCACAGTCAACTGCCTTTGCTCTCGCTTCCCCTGCTGAGGCTATATTTTTTGAGCTGTCATGTCTCCAGCAGACAACGAAGATAGATGTGTGGTCTTGAGATGACAGGTACGGGGCCGCACTTTTCTCAGGACGGGAGCCAGAGGCATGAAAACAGCGATGCGAAACAGAGAAGCAGAAATGGCAAAAACAGTTGTTTCCCTCCAAACATGACAGGCTCACGGCCATCTGGGCCGACGGCGTGGGCCAACAGAGAGAGGACGTGTGAGAAAGATTGTCAGAAGCATACTGACTGCTCTCATGCACCAAAAGACCAtctcagatatatatatatatatatacatatatatatatatatataaatacatatacatatatatacatgctagTAGCCAGAGATGCAGGGCATAGTGACGGGTAAGATGAATTAGCCCCTTGACGTCTGAATAGAAAAACAATGTTGTCATCATTCTTTATAGCTTTACTGTGGTCCTGCTggtgctctggttctgcacctcgtATTTCTTTAATGATTTAATTTGCACATTATCTGTACAATGACCTAGATACATATGTATGCAGGGAGCTTCACATACACAACTATCCTCTCGAATGTATAGCCCCTCACAAGGTTACAGGGGATGTGCatacatatagtatatacatatttaagtaatatatatatgtatatatatatgtatatat includes these proteins:
- the cacng6b gene encoding voltage-dependent calcium channel gamma-6 subunit, whose amino-acid sequence is MWSNFIVQQDEDGRIGVVGAGQGGGLGGVKGGRGQRRSHKISDSQEGKIKLAFFVSIIGVTLTVLGMGTEFWVELAQPKNFSGNQTCQVAHYGLWKGCIRTLWVADIDPERTSCGPAELPGETNCTYFKFFTSGENAVIFKKTTNKKLNLAASILALLSLTMMVMGSICIAMALSKGVPFFIKPASFCFILSGVLVLLSILIFHQSVVSLLSSDHSIPLHHELSWSVTCMGSAGGLLIFGGILFMILSLPFSPWEKCFPHKDSTT